From Rhinatrema bivittatum chromosome 5, aRhiBiv1.1, whole genome shotgun sequence, the proteins below share one genomic window:
- the AMER2 gene encoding APC membrane recruitment protein 2, translating to MDLHRDSADSPAAEQPAGKLNKTAFKLFGRRRGGGTMPSIFGVRNKGESKSSGNGAAAAAATGMVRSRTHDGLAEVALESSGGGKEEPCSGGEQRLPDPATSTTDAKASSGSVAKSHSFLSLLRKNGRCEGGEKKKQQQPHAEPRQKKGLRGLLHSMRWHRRDRGKGGGEEEEEDSSDSPSALILPCSLTASLECVQEEETTAGKPPSERPADAPQESAEAEPPRPAEEQPPSAGVGFQGSPSPAASGHSGQVIAQEEEEEEDTAAIQLPGPGVQEEEEEKDGAITGEIPVNSVPLVEPECDSGQEAAAPGPDPPSSVDPLSERSVDRICLMFADVTSLKSFDSLTGCGDIIADQEEDGGSATCGKPAPGGSKKAMCKKDPNLVTYQGGGEEMASPDGVDDTYLPEFWEMLPLEQGQVKEREERTASPTRGLEKSKCAQKGDAGSPGKLEGLDHTPLKPGDKAGDAETRDQRLQECIVANSDEDHWRSTTPGPEEGSTCRVPEEGTAREGGDGRAPSDLHTDPEESLAGGHSEAKTSCSKPMSPLTTTCPLKTASGFKESKIPISIKHLPLHPPSQGAEASSNSPLATQQQPTKTEVPRTKIPVSKVLVRRVSNRVLTGAALKAAAFQDTAKK from the coding sequence ATGGACCTGCACCGCGACAGCGCCGATAGCCCGGCCGCCGAGCAGCCCGCAGGCAAACTCAATAAGACCGCCTTCAAGCTCTTCGGCCGCAGGAGAGGCGGCGGCACCATGCCCAGCATCTTCGGCGTGAGGAACAAAGGCGAGAGTAAGAGCTCCGGCAACGGCGCGGCAGCAGCGGCCGCGACGGGGATGGTGAGGAGCCGGACCCACGACGGGCTGGCCGAGGTGGCGCTGGAGAGCAGCGGTGGCGGGAAAGAGGAACCGTGCAGCGGCGGTGAGCAGCGGCTGCCTGACCCCGCCACCAGCACCACCGACGCCAAGGCGAGTAGCGGCTCCGTGGCCAAGTCGCACAGCTTTCTGTCCCTGCTGAGGAAAAACGGGAGATGCGAGGGGGGCgagaagaagaagcagcagcagccgcacGCGGAGCCCAGACAAAAGAAAGGGCTGAGGGGGCTCCTGCACAGCATGCGCTGGCACCGCAGGGACCGGGGCAAAGGTggcggggaggaggaggaggaggacagctcCGAcagcccgtctgccctcatcctgcCCTGCTCCCTCACCGCCAGCCTGGAGTGCGTCCAGGAAGAGGAGACAACGGCGGGGAAACCTCCGTCCGAGCGGCCAGCCGACGCCCCGCAGGAGAGCGCCGAGGCTGAACCCCCCCGCCCGGCGGAGGAGCAGCCGCCCAGTGCCGGGGTCGGTTTCCAGGGCTCACCATCACCCGCAGCATCAGGCCACAGCGGGCAAGTGAtagcacaggaggaggaggaggaggaggacacggCTGCAATCCAGCTGCCAGGCCCAGGtgtgcaggaggaagaggaggaaaaggatgGAGCCATAACAGGTGAAATTCCAGTAAACAGTGTTCCCCTTGTTGAACCCGAGTGTGATAGTGGTCAAGAGGCTGCAGCCCCCGGCCCCGACCCTCCTTCTTCTGTTGATCCGCTCTCCGAGCGGTCGGTGGATCGTATTTGTTTGATGTTTGCTGATGTCACGTCACTGAAAAGCTTTGACTCTCTTACAGGCTGCGGGGATATCATCGCCGACCAGGAGGAGGACGGAGGAAGCGCCACCTGTGGAAAGCCTGCCCCAGGGGGAAGCAAGAAGGCCATGTGCAAGAAGGACCCCAACCTGGTGACTTACCAAGGAGGCGGGGAGGAAATGGCGAGCCCCGACGGAGTGGATGACACTTATTTACCCGAGTTTTGGGAAATGTTGCCCCTCGAACAGGGGCAAGTCAAAGAAAGGGAGGAACGGACGGCGAGCCCTACTCGGGGGCTGGAGAAGAGCAAATGTGCCCAGAAGGGTGATGCTGGTTCTCCCGGGAAACTGGAGGGGCTTGATCACACTCCGCTTAAGCCAGGCGACAAAGCCGGGGATGCAGAAACAAGGGACCAGAGACTGCAAGAGTGCATAGTCGCCAACAGCGACGAGGACCACTGGCGCTCCACTACCCCCGGACCTGAGGAAGGCAGCACGTGCCGTGTGCCAGAAGAGGGCACCGCACGGGAGGGCGGCGATGGCCGCGCTCCCTCCGATCTGCACACGGATCCCGAGGAAAGCCTGGCGGGAGGCCATTCTGAGGCAAAGACATCCTGCTCCAAACCTATGTCTCCCCTAACAACAACTTGCCCACTCAAAACCGCTTCCGGCTTCAAGGAATCCAAGATACCTATTAGCATTAAACACCTACCGCTGCATCCTCCCAGCCAGGGAGCAGAAGCCAGCAGCAACAGCCCACTGGCTACGCAGCAACAACCAACAAAAACTGAGGTACCCAGAACAAAAATCCCAGTTTCTAAGGTACTGGTGCGCAGAGTCAGCAATAGGGTCTTAACTGGAGCAGCACTAAAAGCAGCAGCATTCCAGGACACTGCCAAAAAGTAG